TAAGCGATCACGAGATCGCTCTGCGAGCCGGCACGCCCGACCTTGTCCTTCACCTGTGCGATGAGCGCCGTCCCCGAATGAAACGACATCACCAGCCAGAGCACGACCGAGAACAGACTCAGCGCATACCACGCGTGCCTGAGCCCGATGCCCGCGAAGAGCGGCTCGGATGGCTTGCCCTTGCGCAAACGGACCACGCCGCGATAGTGGACGGGAAACATCAGCAGGCCCGGCAGGCACGCGATGATTGCGACCGTCATCAGGCAACTGAACGCGAGCGGAAGCAACGCGCGCGTGAAGGCGACGGCCGGGCTCAAGAACAGCAGATGCGCGTAGGCAGACGTGAGGCGTGTCGCGTTGTGCGTGCGTGAATTTTCGTCGGCGATGACGGCGGCGGCGGCACTGGCGTCGTGCGTGTCGAAGGCGACGTCGAGACGCAATTGCCGCAGCGGCGGCGTTTCGTTCTTGATGGGCGCTCTGTCAGCCGACAGAACGGACTGCGCGGCCGTTGAGTTTCCCGCGTGCTGTAGCGCCCGCGCGCGCGTGTAGGTGCCGATCTTCACGCTCACCTCGTCGGCCCGGCGCAATTCGTCGAGCGCGGCTGCCGAGGTCAGCGCGTCGACGGCCGTGTCGATGCGGCGCGACTCCTGCCACCCGATCTTCGAAACGGGCGACGCCGCCAGCAGCGCGGCGCCTTCCTGCACCTTGCCCTGCCTGCCGAGATAGCGGACGGCGTCGAGCAATTGCGGGCTGGCGGGATCGAGACGCGCAGCGGTCACGGCTTCATCGCCCGCCCGCCGGTCGTCTTTCTGCATCGCATACGCACGCGAGAGCGCCGCGTGGAGGCGCGCTTTCTGCGCCGCTGTCCAGCCAGCGGAACGCGCGACGAGCGGCTCGCCGCTACTGACAGCGTCCTTGCCGAAGCGCCGTTCGAGATTGAACAGCATCGCATCGGCGTTCGACGGAAACTGCTTGTCGAGGCGAGTCCGGCACGCATCCAGATCTTTTGTCGCGACGTCGGTCCATGCGAGATCTTCGGACCACGCATAGTGCTGGATGAATGTGCAACGCGCGATGGCGAGCGCTGCGTCGTCGGGCCGCTGCTGTTGCGCGGCGTCGTACGCGTCCAGCACCTTTTCATAGGCGGCCTGCTGCTGCCTCGAAACCAACGCGGATGCACGATCCGCCGAGTGGAGCAGATCAGGCGTCGGCAATGTGCCGCCGGCGTGACAGAGCTGGCAGATCAGCACGGCAACCCATGCCAGCAGATATTTTCCGAGCGGCTTCATGGTCACGTCGACAGCGTGCCCGAGTGGACGGGCGTGGGACGAGGCGCGACGTTCGTCGGCCGCCCCGAGGCTGCGTCCGATGTGACCGTCACTCCCTGCACCATCAGACACAGCACGAAGCCAAGCACCTGAAGGAAACGTGCGAGCGAAAAGAAGTTTGCCTTGAGATCCACGCGATAACGTATCGCCGAACCGTTCGCCAGATTGCCCGTTGCATAGAAGGTATTGTCGGGCAGGCGAAATATCGCGGAAAACGCGCTGGAAACGAAACGTGCAATCAGTAGCGCACCGAGCGCAGCCGCACCGATGTGCAACACGAGCATCCAGCGGGGCTGGCCGGACATGTCGAGCCACGCCATATCCGCCCGGTTGACGAACG
This Paraburkholderia phymatum STM815 DNA region includes the following protein-coding sequences:
- a CDS encoding CPBP family intramembrane glutamic endopeptidase, with the protein product MKPLGKYLLAWVAVLICQLCHAGGTLPTPDLLHSADRASALVSRQQQAAYEKVLDAYDAAQQQRPDDAALAIARCTFIQHYAWSEDLAWTDVATKDLDACRTRLDKQFPSNADAMLFNLERRFGKDAVSSGEPLVARSAGWTAAQKARLHAALSRAYAMQKDDRRAGDEAVTAARLDPASPQLLDAVRYLGRQGKVQEGAALLAASPVSKIGWQESRRIDTAVDALTSAAALDELRRADEVSVKIGTYTRARALQHAGNSTAAQSVLSADRAPIKNETPPLRQLRLDVAFDTHDASAAAAVIADENSRTHNATRLTSAYAHLLFLSPAVAFTRALLPLAFSCLMTVAIIACLPGLLMFPVHYRGVVRLRKGKPSEPLFAGIGLRHAWYALSLFSVVLWLVMSFHSGTALIAQVKDKVGRAGSQSDLVIAYVWTLLFAAAGLAWIMRRIAWRGLWGSGRWRPQWMLPAAGVLSINMLRWATASHAPHVADTSVVSFAQSIVIGAKAMGSLPLAVVILCVAVPIIEELVFRGGLLGGLSRHLGFRWSNLIQAVVFASMHQDGRAFAYLFLLALVAGWLAKKTKGLAMPMLLHAVNNAIFVATVA